TAGTTTAATGCTCGCGATTCGGGATAAAACAGGCTGGAAAGTACAGCATGTTAGAAGTATATTAGAAATTTTTGTTTTAGTGGCAGGATGGCTCCTTGGCGGACCCATTTTTATTGGAACTTTTTTATTTGCTTTTACGATCGGTCCTGTTACTGGATGGGCCTTTCCACTGTGTGAAAGGCTGACAAATCGCCTATTATTATTATCAAGAGTTAAAAAAATGAGAGATTTGAATGATCAAAGTATGAAACGGGGGATCAGTTGATGAAAATATCGACTAAGGGAAGGTATGGTTTAACGATTATGATTGAGCTCGCGAAAAAGTATGGAGAAGGGCCGATTTCCCTTAAATCAATTGCACAAACACATGAATTATCAGAGCATTATCTGGAGCAATTAATCGCACCTTTGCGAAATGGCGGTTTAGTGAAAAGTGTAAGAGGTGCCTACGGTGGGTATATACTAGCTGATGAGCCCGAACAAATTACTGCAGGTGATA
This genomic window from Bacillus oleivorans contains:
- the cymR gene encoding cysteine metabolism transcriptional regulator CymR, with product MKISTKGRYGLTIMIELAKKYGEGPISLKSIAQTHELSEHYLEQLIAPLRNGGLVKSVRGAYGGYILADEPEQITAGDIIQLLEGPISPVEGIEDEEPAKRELFIRIRDAVKEVLDSTTLEDLAQYSEDGDADSYMFYI